One genomic segment of Rhizorhabdus phycosphaerae includes these proteins:
- a CDS encoding thymidine kinase: MAKLYFYYAAMNAGKSATLLQADFNYRERGMRTLLFTAAFDDRFEPGKITSRIGLSAHAAAIDEDTDLFEEVGIEIAESPVHAVLVDEAQWLTRAQVFQLAAVCDELNIPVVAYGLRTDFQAKLFPGSAALLAIADTLVELKAICACGRKATMNLRIDDQGYPVKQGEQIEIGGNERYVALCRRHYAEQMGLRRGSVVE, encoded by the coding sequence ATGGCGAAACTCTATTTCTATTATGCCGCGATGAATGCGGGCAAGTCGGCCACCCTGTTGCAGGCTGACTTCAACTATCGTGAACGGGGCATGCGGACGCTGCTTTTCACCGCCGCCTTCGACGACCGGTTCGAGCCCGGCAAGATCACGTCGCGGATCGGGCTCTCCGCCCATGCCGCTGCGATCGACGAGGATACCGACCTGTTCGAGGAGGTAGGCATCGAGATAGCCGAAAGTCCCGTTCATGCGGTGCTCGTCGACGAAGCCCAGTGGCTGACCCGTGCGCAGGTCTTCCAGCTTGCGGCTGTGTGCGACGAACTCAATATCCCCGTCGTCGCCTACGGCCTGCGGACCGACTTCCAGGCGAAGCTCTTCCCGGGCAGCGCGGCGCTGCTCGCGATTGCCGACACTCTGGTCGAATTGAAAGCGATCTGCGCCTGCGGTCGCAAGGCGACGATGAACCTCCGGATCGACGATCAGGGTTACCCCGTCAAACAGGGCGAGCAGATCGAGATCGGCGGCAATGAGCGCTACGTAGCTCTATGCCGGCGGCACTACGCCGAACAGATGGGCCTGCGGCGGGGCAGCGTGGTAGAGTAA
- a CDS encoding HPP family protein produces the protein MSSNITGAASSAFAHLRRALGRLAGDRATNERIVAGVGAFVGIAAFAWLLHRLVGSGHGPLLIAPVGAAAVLVFAVPASPLAQPWALFGGNLVSALIGVTVAHMGLDPWLAAGLAVGGAICGMALLRCLHPPGGAVALTAVLGAPETMASGYAFVVMPVAVGTLLLFLAAWAYHRFSGHSYPHVATARPVAVTSPLEFTRTDLLRAIDDYPDLLDVNVEDLEQLLHAAETHAVERRRAFR, from the coding sequence ATGAGCTCCAATATCACCGGCGCGGCATCATCCGCCTTCGCGCACCTCCGGCGCGCCCTGGGACGGTTGGCCGGAGATCGCGCGACCAATGAGCGCATCGTGGCGGGGGTGGGTGCGTTCGTCGGGATCGCGGCCTTCGCCTGGTTGCTGCACCGGCTGGTCGGCAGCGGCCATGGGCCTTTGCTGATCGCGCCGGTGGGCGCCGCTGCGGTCCTCGTCTTCGCTGTTCCTGCAAGCCCTCTGGCCCAGCCCTGGGCCCTGTTCGGGGGCAATCTGGTGTCTGCGCTGATTGGAGTAACGGTCGCCCATATGGGGCTCGATCCGTGGCTGGCTGCCGGCCTGGCGGTCGGTGGCGCTATATGTGGCATGGCCTTGCTGCGTTGCCTTCATCCCCCTGGCGGAGCGGTCGCGCTGACCGCCGTGCTGGGAGCTCCGGAGACCATGGCGAGCGGCTATGCGTTCGTGGTGATGCCGGTGGCGGTGGGCACGCTGCTGCTGTTCCTCGCGGCCTGGGCCTATCACCGCTTTTCAGGGCACAGCTATCCGCATGTCGCGACGGCGCGCCCGGTGGCAGTCACCAGCCCCCTGGAGTTCACCCGGACTGATCTGCTGCGGGCAATAGACGACTATCCCGACCTGCTCGACGTCAATGTGGAGGATCTGGAACAGCTGCTTCATGCCGCCGAGACGCATGCGGTCGAGCGGCGTCG